In Camelus ferus isolate YT-003-E chromosome 10, BCGSAC_Cfer_1.0, whole genome shotgun sequence, the following proteins share a genomic window:
- the KLC2 gene encoding kinesin light chain 2 isoform X2, whose translation MRSCWAPRPSSKDWRPCAGSTVPFLLPWSLMKLVILALSSHLGAVESEKQKLRAQVRRLVQENQWLREELAGTQQKLQRSEQAVAQLEEEKQHLLFMSQIRKLDEDTSPSEEKGDVPKDSLDDLFPNEEEQNPAPSPGGGDVAAQHGGYEIPARLRTLHNLVIQYASQGRYEVAVPLCKQALEDLEKTSGHDHPDVATMLNILALVYRDQNKYKEAAHLLNDALAIREKTLGKDHPAVAATLNNLAVLYGKRGKYKEAEPLCKRALEIREKVLGKFHPDVAKQLSNLALLCQNQGKAEEVEYYYRRALEIYATCLGPDDPNVAKTKNNLASCYLKQGKYQDAETLYKEILTRAHEKEFGSVNGDNKPIWMHAEEREESKDKRRDSTPYGEYGSWYKACKVDSPTVNTTLRSLGALYRRQGKLEAAHTLEDCASRSRKQGLDPASQTKVVELLKDGSGGRGDRRSSRDTPGGAGARSESDLEEAGPAAEWSGDGSGALRRSGSFGKLRDALRRSSEMLVKKLQGSGPQEPPNPRMKRASSLNFLNKSVEEPVQPGGTGLSDSRTLSSSSMDLSRRSSLVG comes from the exons ATGAGATCGTGCTGGGCACCAAGGCCGTCATCCAAGGACTGGAGACCCTGCGCGGGGAGCACCGTGCCCTTCTTGCTCCCCTGGTCGCTCATGAAGCTG GTGATCTTGGCACTGTCCAGCCACCTTGGGGCTGTAGAGTCGGAGAAGCAGAAGCTGCGGGCTCAGGTGCGGCGCCTGGTGCAGGAGAACCAGTGGCTGCGAGAGGAGCTGGCGGGGACACAGCAGAAGCTGCAGCGCAGCGAGCAGGCTGTGGCCCAGCTCGAGGAGGAGAAGCAGCACTTGCTGTTCATGAGCCAGATCCGCAAGCTGGATGAGGACACCTCCCCCAGC gaggagaagggagatgtCCCCAAAGACTCTCTGGATGACCTCTTCCCCAATGAAGAGGAGCAGAACCCAG CTCCCAGCCCCGGAGGAGGAGATGTAGCTGCCCAGCATGGGGGCTATGAAATCCCGGCACGGCTCCGTACCCTGCACAACCTGGTGATCCAGTACGCCTCCCAGGGCCGCTATGAGGTGGCTGTGCCGCTCTGCAAGCAGGCTCTTGAGGACCTGGAGAAGACATCAGGCCATGACCACCCTGATGTGGCCACCATGCTGAACATCCTGGCGCTGGTCTATCG GGACCAGAACAAATACAAGGAGGCTGCCCACCTGCTCAATGATGCCCTGGCCATCCGAGAGAAGACACTGGGCAAGGACCACCCAGCT GTGGCTGCGACACTGAACAACCTGGCGGTCCTGTATGGCAAGCGGGGCAAGTACAAGGAGGCTGAGCCTCTGTGCAAGCGGGCCCTGGAGATCCGGGAGAAG GTTCTGGGCAAGTTCCATCCAGATGTGGCCAAGCAGCTGAGCAACCTGGCCCTGCTGTGCCAGAACCAGGGCAAAGCTGAGGAGGTGGAATATTACTACCGGCGGGCACTGGAGATCTACGCCACATGCCTTGGGCCTGACGACCCCAATGTGGCCAAGACCAAGAACAACCTG gccTCCTGCTACCTGAAGCAGGGCAAGTACCAGGATGCAGAGACCCTGTACAAGGAGATTCTCACCCGTGCTCACGAGAAGGAGTTTGGCTCTGTCAATG GGGACAACAAGCCCATCTGGATGCACGCAGAGGAACGGGAGGAGAGCAAG gaTAAGCGCCGGGACAGCACCCCCTATGGGGAATATGGCAGCTGGTACAAGGCCTGTAAAGTAGACAG CCCCACGGTCAACACCACCCTGCGCAGCTTGGGGGCCCTGTACCGGCGCCAGGGCAAGCTAGAAGCTGCACACACACTGGAGGACTGTGCCAGCCGCAGCCGCAAGCAG GGCCTGGACCCTGCAAGCCAGACCAAGGTGGTGGAACTGCTGAAAGATGGCAGTGGTGGGCGGGGAGACCGCCGCAGCAGCCGAGACACACCTGGTGGTGCTGGAGCTCGGTCTGAGTCTGACCTCGAGGAGGCAGGGCCTGCAGCCGAGTGGAGTGGG GACGGCAGTGGTGCCTTGCGGCGCAGCGGCTCCTTTGGGAAGCTCCGAGATGCCCTGAGGCGCAGCAGTGAGATGCTGGTGAAGAAGCTGCAGGGCAGTGGCCCCCAGgagccccccaaccccag GATGAAGCGAGCCAGTTCCCTCAACTTCCTC
- the KLC2 gene encoding kinesin light chain 2 isoform X1 yields MATMVLPREEKLSQDEIVLGTKAVIQGLETLRGEHRALLAPLVAHEAGEAEPGSQERCVLLRRSLEAIELGLGEAQVILALSSHLGAVESEKQKLRAQVRRLVQENQWLREELAGTQQKLQRSEQAVAQLEEEKQHLLFMSQIRKLDEDTSPSEEKGDVPKDSLDDLFPNEEEQNPAPSPGGGDVAAQHGGYEIPARLRTLHNLVIQYASQGRYEVAVPLCKQALEDLEKTSGHDHPDVATMLNILALVYRDQNKYKEAAHLLNDALAIREKTLGKDHPAVAATLNNLAVLYGKRGKYKEAEPLCKRALEIREKVLGKFHPDVAKQLSNLALLCQNQGKAEEVEYYYRRALEIYATCLGPDDPNVAKTKNNLASCYLKQGKYQDAETLYKEILTRAHEKEFGSVNGDNKPIWMHAEEREESKDKRRDSTPYGEYGSWYKACKVDSPTVNTTLRSLGALYRRQGKLEAAHTLEDCASRSRKQGLDPASQTKVVELLKDGSGGRGDRRSSRDTPGGAGARSESDLEEAGPAAEWSGDGSGALRRSGSFGKLRDALRRSSEMLVKKLQGSGPQEPPNPRMKRASSLNFLNKSVEEPVQPGGTGLSDSRTLSSSSMDLSRRSSLVG; encoded by the exons ATGGCCACGATGGTGCTTCCTCGGGAGGAGAAGCTGAGCCAGGATGAGATCGTGCTGGGCACCAAGGCCGTCATCCAAGGACTGGAGACCCTGCGCGGGGAGCACCGTGCCCTTCTTGCTCCCCTGGTCGCTCATGAAGCTGGTGAGGCAGAGCCCGGCTCACAGGAGCGCTGTGTCCTTCTGCGCCGCTCCCTGGAGGCAAttgagctggggctgggggaggcccag GTGATCTTGGCACTGTCCAGCCACCTTGGGGCTGTAGAGTCGGAGAAGCAGAAGCTGCGGGCTCAGGTGCGGCGCCTGGTGCAGGAGAACCAGTGGCTGCGAGAGGAGCTGGCGGGGACACAGCAGAAGCTGCAGCGCAGCGAGCAGGCTGTGGCCCAGCTCGAGGAGGAGAAGCAGCACTTGCTGTTCATGAGCCAGATCCGCAAGCTGGATGAGGACACCTCCCCCAGC gaggagaagggagatgtCCCCAAAGACTCTCTGGATGACCTCTTCCCCAATGAAGAGGAGCAGAACCCAG CTCCCAGCCCCGGAGGAGGAGATGTAGCTGCCCAGCATGGGGGCTATGAAATCCCGGCACGGCTCCGTACCCTGCACAACCTGGTGATCCAGTACGCCTCCCAGGGCCGCTATGAGGTGGCTGTGCCGCTCTGCAAGCAGGCTCTTGAGGACCTGGAGAAGACATCAGGCCATGACCACCCTGATGTGGCCACCATGCTGAACATCCTGGCGCTGGTCTATCG GGACCAGAACAAATACAAGGAGGCTGCCCACCTGCTCAATGATGCCCTGGCCATCCGAGAGAAGACACTGGGCAAGGACCACCCAGCT GTGGCTGCGACACTGAACAACCTGGCGGTCCTGTATGGCAAGCGGGGCAAGTACAAGGAGGCTGAGCCTCTGTGCAAGCGGGCCCTGGAGATCCGGGAGAAG GTTCTGGGCAAGTTCCATCCAGATGTGGCCAAGCAGCTGAGCAACCTGGCCCTGCTGTGCCAGAACCAGGGCAAAGCTGAGGAGGTGGAATATTACTACCGGCGGGCACTGGAGATCTACGCCACATGCCTTGGGCCTGACGACCCCAATGTGGCCAAGACCAAGAACAACCTG gccTCCTGCTACCTGAAGCAGGGCAAGTACCAGGATGCAGAGACCCTGTACAAGGAGATTCTCACCCGTGCTCACGAGAAGGAGTTTGGCTCTGTCAATG GGGACAACAAGCCCATCTGGATGCACGCAGAGGAACGGGAGGAGAGCAAG gaTAAGCGCCGGGACAGCACCCCCTATGGGGAATATGGCAGCTGGTACAAGGCCTGTAAAGTAGACAG CCCCACGGTCAACACCACCCTGCGCAGCTTGGGGGCCCTGTACCGGCGCCAGGGCAAGCTAGAAGCTGCACACACACTGGAGGACTGTGCCAGCCGCAGCCGCAAGCAG GGCCTGGACCCTGCAAGCCAGACCAAGGTGGTGGAACTGCTGAAAGATGGCAGTGGTGGGCGGGGAGACCGCCGCAGCAGCCGAGACACACCTGGTGGTGCTGGAGCTCGGTCTGAGTCTGACCTCGAGGAGGCAGGGCCTGCAGCCGAGTGGAGTGGG GACGGCAGTGGTGCCTTGCGGCGCAGCGGCTCCTTTGGGAAGCTCCGAGATGCCCTGAGGCGCAGCAGTGAGATGCTGGTGAAGAAGCTGCAGGGCAGTGGCCCCCAGgagccccccaaccccag GATGAAGCGAGCCAGTTCCCTCAACTTCCTC